The following are encoded in a window of Cygnus atratus isolate AKBS03 ecotype Queensland, Australia chromosome 8, CAtr_DNAZoo_HiC_assembly, whole genome shotgun sequence genomic DNA:
- the PTGER3 gene encoding prostaglandin E2 receptor EP3 subtype, whose product MSRRPLCQGGPNGTEPGAMRLRGNGTGRAAEGCGAVSVAFPLTMMITGVVGNALAMLLVSRSYRAKENRRKRSFLLCIGSLALTDLAGQLLTSPIVISVYLSDRTWAAVDPSGRLCAFFGFSMTVFGLCPLFIASAMAVERTLAIRTPHWYASHMKTRMTKTALLGIWLAVISFALLPIAGLGRYTLQWPGTWCFISTGDGELTGSFFASTFAGLGLFSLVVTVACNLATIEALVSRCRTKATAPRSSKQWGRITTETLIQLLGIMCVLSACWSPLLITMLKMIFSHTSFEYCKGFSAEAQSSELYKECNFFLTAVRLASLNQILDPWVYLLLRKILLQKFCQAANAVSKCSNNEWKERSITLSDEIRRTAA is encoded by the exons atgagCCGCCGCCCGCTGTGCCAGGGCGGCCCCAACGGCACCGAGCCCGGCGCCATGCGGCTGCGGGGCAACGGCAccgggcgggcggcggaggGCTGCGGCGCCGTGTCGGTGGCGTTCCCGTTGACCATGATGATCACGGGCGTCGTGGGCAACGCCCTGGCCATGCTCCTGGTGTCCCGCAGCTACCGGGCCAAGGAGAACCGGCGGAAGCGGTCCTTCCTGCTGTGCATCGGCTCCCTGGCGCTCACCGACCTGGCGGGGCAGCTGCTGACCAGCCCCATCGTCATCTCCGTCTACCTGTCCGACCGCACCTGGGCCGCCGTCGACCCCTCGGGCCGCCTCTGCGCCTTCTTCGGCTTCAGCATGACCGTCTTCGGCCTCTGCCCGCTCTTCATCGCCAGCGCCATGGCCGTGGAGAGGACGCTGGCCATCCGCACGCCCCACTGGTACGCCAGCCACATGAAGACGAGGATGACCAAGACGGCGCTGCTTGGCATCTGGCTGGCCGTGATCTCCTTCGCCCTCCTGCCCATCGCTGGCCTGGGCCGCTACACACTGCAGTGGCCCGGCACCTGGTGCTTCATCAGCACGGGCGACGGCGAGCTCACCGGGAGCTTCTTCGCCTCCACCTTCGCTGGCCTGGGGCTCTTCTCCCTGGTGGTGACGGTGGCGTGCAACCTGGCCACCATCGAGGCCCTGGTGTCTCGCTGTCGGACCAAAGCGACCGCGCCGCGCTCCAGCAAGCAGTGGGGGCGGATCACCACGGAAACGCTGATCCAGCTGCTGGGGATCATGTGCGTCCTCTCGGCGTGCTGGTCACCGCTGCTG ATAACGATGCTGAAGATGATCTTCAGCCACACGTCATTTGAATACTGTAAGGGATTCTCTGCAGAAGCCCAAAGCTCAGAACTGTACAAAGAGTGCAATTTCTTCTTGACAGCTGTGCGCTTGGCCTCACTAAACCAGATACTGGATCCGTGGGTTTATCTGCTACTAAGAaagatcctcctgcagaagtTTTGTCAAGCAGCCAACGCTGTCTCCAAGTGCTCTAACAACGAGTGGAAAGAGAGATCAATCACGTTGTCAGATGAAATCCGACGGACAGCGGCGTGA